One genomic region from candidate division WOR-3 bacterium encodes:
- the speD gene encoding adenosylmethionine decarboxylase codes for MKPTGTHIIAEFIYCSKKILNSKKTLVRILKQGLKKFEIDLVNIKAHQFNPLGVTVVAIVGESHVAIHTYPEARHASLDIFTCSPDQQKPLLLLRFLKERFKPKTVRVVELQRGNPIEIKERNWISSFTASGFEIKYHIKKRLFSKRSKYQQIDIIENENFGKILFLDNDIQVSEFDAEIYNNCLVEPVIKAKRKLKTVAILGGGDGGVLNTLLKYKPKKVYLIDIDKDVIKAAQKYLSCICNNAFKKKNAEVVIEDANIFLEKVSGLDAVIYDLTMHPEALTNMHRVRFLEQLFSKIKMSLNKNGMISVQCCSAFDKVTMGLLKNILPRYFKNIKFTKTFIPSFCEYWVFATAKVKK; via the coding sequence ATGAAACCCACCGGTACCCATATCATTGCGGAATTCATTTATTGTTCAAAGAAAATTTTAAACAGCAAGAAAACCCTGGTACGCATTTTGAAACAGGGGCTTAAGAAGTTTGAAATCGATCTCGTGAATATAAAAGCCCACCAGTTCAATCCTCTGGGAGTTACTGTCGTCGCCATTGTCGGAGAATCACACGTTGCAATCCATACATATCCTGAAGCACGCCATGCCTCACTTGATATCTTCACCTGTTCTCCTGATCAACAAAAACCCCTTTTGCTGCTGCGTTTTTTAAAAGAGCGGTTCAAACCGAAGACCGTAAGGGTCGTTGAACTGCAGCGGGGAAATCCTATAGAGATAAAAGAAAGGAACTGGATCAGCTCTTTTACGGCGAGCGGCTTTGAAATAAAGTATCATATCAAAAAAAGGCTCTTCAGTAAAAGGTCCAAGTATCAGCAGATAGACATCATCGAGAACGAAAATTTCGGTAAGATATTATTTCTTGATAATGATATCCAGGTATCAGAATTCGATGCGGAGATCTATAATAACTGTCTGGTTGAACCGGTTATAAAGGCGAAGAGGAAATTAAAGACAGTAGCGATACTGGGCGGCGGCGACGGCGGAGTATTGAATACCCTGCTGAAGTACAAACCGAAAAAAGTTTATTTGATCGATATAGATAAGGACGTAATTAAAGCGGCGCAAAAGTATCTTTCCTGTATATGCAACAACGCATTTAAAAAGAAGAATGCCGAAGTCGTAATAGAGGACGCAAATATATTCCTGGAAAAGGTATCGGGCCTTGATGCCGTGATTTACGACCTGACCATGCATCCTGAGGCACTGACGAATATGCACCGGGTGAGATTTCTCGAGCAACTCTTTTCAAAAATAAAGATGAGCCTTAATAAAAACGGGATGATCAGTGTCCAGTGCTGTTCGGCGTTTGATAAAGTAACAATGGGACTTCTGAAAAATATCTTGCCGCGTTATTTTAAAAATATCAAATTTACAAAGACGTTCATCCCGTCTTTTTGTGAATACTGGGTTTTCGCGACGGCGAAAGTCAAAAAATAA